A single region of the Mannheimia bovis genome encodes:
- the dprA gene encoding DNA-processing protein DprA, producing MAHQYNLLRLLQVPQFGAQRIGRLLNEVDFAQFCDYDKVQLKQMGWNEKQIQRWFNPDKNWIEQSLTWAEQENQRIITLFDDDYPFLLRQISTAPPLLYIKGMAESLSLPQIAIVGSRDYSPYGEYWAGQFAEQLTQHNLAVTSGLAIGIDGFAHKKVVEQQGITIAVLGSGLNQVYPARHKKLAEQIVDLGGALVSEFSPNQPPMAENFPRRNRIISGLSLGTLVIEATINSGSLITARYALEQGREVFALPNAVQNPYAQGCHKLIKEGALLVETVADILEAISHQYQPQQISLFDKPSLSVSKPLQAVEKEKFFAKDLPNLTACQQQIYQHINLDPISIDDLAKAVEMPIEALLVELLGLELLGVIRQVSGGYVVS from the coding sequence ATGGCACATCAATACAATTTATTACGATTATTGCAAGTTCCACAGTTTGGAGCACAGCGAATTGGGCGATTATTGAATGAAGTTGATTTTGCTCAATTTTGCGATTATGACAAAGTGCAGCTTAAACAAATGGGCTGGAACGAAAAGCAAATTCAACGTTGGTTTAATCCGGATAAAAATTGGATTGAGCAATCCCTTACTTGGGCGGAGCAAGAAAATCAACGAATTATCACGTTGTTTGATGACGATTATCCATTTCTTTTACGCCAAATTTCTACCGCACCGCCGCTTCTTTATATAAAAGGAATGGCAGAAAGCCTTTCGTTACCACAAATTGCGATTGTAGGCAGTCGAGATTATTCCCCTTACGGTGAATATTGGGCAGGGCAATTTGCCGAACAACTCACTCAACATAATCTAGCCGTAACCAGCGGATTAGCAATTGGCATTGATGGTTTTGCCCATAAAAAAGTGGTTGAACAGCAAGGCATCACCATTGCGGTTTTGGGGAGTGGTTTAAATCAGGTTTATCCTGCTCGGCATAAAAAATTAGCGGAGCAGATTGTGGATTTAGGTGGTGCGTTGGTGTCAGAGTTTTCACCCAATCAACCACCGATGGCAGAAAATTTTCCTCGCCGCAATCGGATTATCAGTGGTTTATCACTCGGCACGTTGGTAATTGAAGCAACTATCAATAGCGGATCATTGATTACTGCTCGCTATGCGTTGGAGCAAGGGAGAGAAGTTTTTGCCTTACCGAATGCGGTGCAAAACCCGTATGCTCAAGGTTGCCATAAATTAATTAAAGAAGGGGCGTTGTTAGTGGAAACTGTCGCAGATATTTTAGAAGCTATTAGTCATCAATACCAACCACAGCAAATCTCTTTATTTGATAAGCCTTCACTATCAGTAAGTAAGCCTTTACAAGCGGTTGAAAAAGAGAAATTTTTTGCAAAAGATTTGCCAAATCTGACCGCTTGTCAGCAGCAAATTTATCAACATATTAACCTAGACCCGATTTCTATTGATGATTTAGCAAAAGCAGTAGAAATGCCGATAGAAGCCCTTTTGGTGGAATTGTTAGGGTTGGAATTATTAGGTGTGATTAGACAGGTAAGTGGAGGCTATGTGGTAAGCTGA
- the def gene encoding peptide deformylase — MAVLEVVLYPDEGLATMCEPVEQVDEELNRFIDDMFETMYEHEGIGLAAPQVGVLKRVITIDIEGDKTNQVVLINPEILESSGETGIEEGCLSIPGHRALVPRKEKLKVKALNRKGEEIIFEADDLFAICIQHEIDHLNGVLFVDHISALKRQRIKEKMQKLKKQIARAK, encoded by the coding sequence ATGGCTGTATTAGAGGTTGTACTCTACCCTGATGAAGGGCTTGCAACAATGTGCGAACCTGTAGAACAGGTTGATGAAGAATTAAATCGTTTTATTGATGATATGTTTGAAACAATGTACGAACATGAAGGTATCGGCTTAGCGGCACCGCAGGTCGGCGTATTAAAACGTGTAATTACCATTGATATTGAAGGCGATAAAACCAACCAAGTGGTTCTCATCAACCCTGAAATATTAGAAAGTAGTGGCGAAACAGGTATTGAAGAGGGCTGCCTCTCCATTCCAGGACACCGTGCCCTAGTGCCACGCAAAGAAAAATTAAAAGTGAAAGCCTTAAACCGTAAAGGCGAGGAAATTATCTTTGAGGCAGACGACTTATTCGCCATTTGCATTCAACACGAAATCGACCACCTAAATGGTGTACTATTCGTGGATCATATTTCCGCTCTCAAACGCCAACGCATTAAAGAAAAAATGCAGAAGCTGAAAAAGCAGATTGCGAGAGCAAAATAA
- the rfaD gene encoding ADP-glyceromanno-heptose 6-epimerase has translation MIIVTGGAGMIGSNIIKALNEIGRRDILVVDNLKNGEKFINLVDLDIADYCDKEDFIASIIAGDDFGEIDAVFHQGACSATTEWDGKYLMQNNYEYSKELLHFCLDRQIPFFYASSAATYGGRSDNFIEKREFESPLNAYGYSKFLFDEYVRRILSETESPVCGFKYFNVYGPREQHKGSMASVAFHLNNQMLKGENPKLFEGSEQFLRDFVYVEDVAKVNLWAWQNGVSGIFNLGTGKAESFEEVANAVIKYHGRGEIETIPFPDHLKSRYQTFTQADLTNLRSAGYTGKFKTVAEGTAEYMEWLNLKS, from the coding sequence ATGATTATCGTAACCGGTGGTGCCGGAATGATCGGCAGCAATATTATCAAAGCGTTAAATGAAATCGGTCGTAGAGATATTTTAGTGGTAGATAACCTGAAAAATGGCGAAAAATTTATCAATTTAGTGGATTTAGATATTGCCGACTACTGCGATAAAGAAGATTTTATTGCTTCTATTATTGCTGGTGATGATTTTGGCGAGATTGATGCGGTTTTCCATCAAGGTGCTTGCTCGGCAACCACCGAGTGGGATGGCAAATACTTAATGCAAAATAACTACGAATATTCAAAAGAGTTATTGCATTTCTGCCTGGATCGACAAATTCCGTTTTTCTATGCCTCAAGTGCTGCAACTTACGGTGGACGCTCTGATAATTTCATCGAAAAACGTGAATTTGAAAGTCCGTTAAATGCTTATGGTTATTCAAAATTCCTATTTGATGAGTATGTTCGTCGCATTTTGTCGGAAACTGAATCGCCTGTCTGTGGCTTCAAATATTTCAACGTTTACGGACCTCGCGAACAACACAAAGGCTCAATGGCAAGTGTAGCGTTTCACCTTAACAACCAAATGTTAAAAGGTGAAAACCCGAAATTATTTGAAGGTTCTGAGCAGTTTTTGCGTGATTTTGTTTATGTGGAAGATGTGGCAAAAGTAAATTTATGGGCGTGGCAAAATGGTGTATCAGGCATTTTCAACCTCGGCACAGGCAAAGCGGAATCTTTTGAAGAAGTAGCTAATGCAGTAATTAAATACCACGGCAGAGGCGAGATTGAAACAATCCCATTCCCGGATCACTTAAAATCCCGCTACCAAACATTCACCCAAGCGGATTTAACCAACCTCCGTTCAGCCGGCTATACAGGTAAATTTAAAACTGTGGCAGAAGGCACTGCGGAGTATATGGAGTGGTTGAACCTAAAGAGCTAA
- a CDS encoding YadA family autotransporter adhesin, translating to MKSYTFNCSPHSVASLLLTLLISSSAYANSYSAGNGQALGTNSTAIGQGSYTTSTNGVAIGHNAIATGEGMNREQFAKRREAVADIERQIGEKQKEISNIDAQLYSIQSLIDGIERRITDINQRQIAVARLLEQQATLQKQRETIENNLSDQQNQLTQANDAYNRVSKDSRGDSLYSDFDKVLRTLDWSQLNQANGRETLTTVLKNKIENEFTDLAGQYTEQQYRALIDGYINRNNSAGIAEQYLREQLGETFQYINTHSKKYAAYIKMMDDYEEALRQYREDLKEYYKQKEEYDRNPDYVSEPIFPSEPMEPYDPSIGTQHHAFYITDLSRIDREILTRQFDSNKQYDAVSVIGDFFNSLNPDQYSHSYSSFTHRGGDSLLLDLYFSFSSLKENSLVNVMINDMYPVTRISIHEKFNLPSLFLPPLKENHYSRLKHSELNYLLNLDGGAYVSNVIQILKAFSKNNAFSEDDVISLNRYIKSVNDTYGAIDFERDEWFFDLVGYKENWDKVKAYSEAINQYITGLEELKREQSKPLGEQNNQRIDELNAQLLEDRNTIVEGVGDKRNFSQWIVDKLTINKEVIEREFAEYLPRIQEFYNHVDKRIRTYDSTDPIIVATKTKSEELKRAVTEAQNKVNSTQNEINQLIDQIASLGLSPDDETLADRKREQEQLLNQRQGELVLQRQELVGKQTELEQLNKNLANSSIANIGENSIAEGANAFASGKNAIADGVNALAIGENAIAQGNNAQALGKDSTAQGTNAVAVGENATAEGANVKALGKNSTAQGANAVAKEENATATGANAQALGKNSTAQGANAVAAEENATATGANAQALGKNSTVQGANAVAAEENSTATGANAQALGKNSTAQGANAVAAEENATATGANAQALGKNSTAQGANAVAKEENATATGANAQALGKNSTAQGANAVAKEENATATGASAQALGKNSTAQGANAVAKEENATATGANAQALGKNSTAQGANAVAKEENATATGANAQALGKDSIALGNNAVSAEQRAMALGINTQALGSASTVLGNEAVATKENATVLGQNAAALASGSVALGQGSLATAENEVSVGNEVTGLKRKINNVSNGLISDTSSEAVTGQQLYGVAQILGAVVTSNGLLDAEFEYYEQGDAKKTKNVKTAIKAVSQNNRYASVNSTGNAASAKGNESVAIGGNSAALGANSVAMGSGSVALSDNEFSVGNSQVGLSRRITNVADGVADNDAATVGQLNRGIAGVESKLQKAEKRLSGGVAGAYAAASLVNASLAGDNMLSVGTGTYNGSTALAVGYSKVSDNGKIHLKLLGSANNQGEVGGGASVGFKFK from the coding sequence ATGAAATCTTATACGTTCAACTGTTCTCCGCACAGTGTGGCTTCTCTTCTTCTTACTCTTCTGATTTCAAGCTCAGCGTATGCTAACAGCTATTCTGCCGGTAACGGGCAGGCTTTAGGCACAAATTCTACGGCTATTGGGCAAGGTAGTTATACTACTTCAACTAATGGTGTTGCTATAGGACATAATGCTATTGCAACAGGTGAAGGAATGAATCGAGAGCAGTTTGCCAAACGCCGTGAAGCGGTTGCAGATATTGAACGTCAAATTGGTGAAAAACAGAAAGAAATTAGCAATATTGATGCTCAACTTTACTCTATTCAAAGCTTAATTGATGGTATTGAACGCCGTATCACTGATATTAATCAACGTCAAATTGCTGTTGCTCGTTTACTTGAGCAGCAGGCCACCCTACAAAAACAAAGAGAAACTATTGAAAATAATTTAAGTGATCAGCAAAACCAATTAACCCAAGCGAATGATGCCTATAACCGTGTATCAAAAGATAGTCGTGGTGATAGTTTATACTCAGATTTTGATAAAGTATTAAGAACATTAGATTGGTCTCAGCTTAATCAAGCTAACGGTAGAGAAACTTTAACAACCGTGTTAAAGAATAAAATTGAAAATGAATTTACGGATTTAGCAGGGCAATATACTGAGCAGCAATATCGGGCGTTAATTGATGGATATATTAATCGTAATAATAGCGCAGGTATTGCCGAACAGTATTTAAGAGAACAATTGGGTGAGACTTTTCAATACATTAATACTCATAGTAAAAAATACGCAGCATACATAAAAATGATGGATGATTACGAAGAGGCCTTGAGACAATATAGGGAAGATCTGAAGGAATATTACAAACAAAAGGAAGAATATGATCGTAATCCAGATTATGTTTCTGAGCCAATATTCCCTAGTGAACCTATGGAACCATATGACCCTAGTATTGGCACTCAGCATCACGCATTTTATATTACAGATTTATCTCGTATAGATAGAGAAATTCTTACACGTCAATTTGATTCGAACAAACAATATGACGCAGTTAGTGTAATTGGTGATTTTTTTAATAGTCTTAACCCTGATCAGTATAGTCATTCCTACAGTTCTTTTACTCACAGAGGTGGAGACTCTCTATTATTAGATTTATATTTCTCTTTTTCTTCATTAAAAGAAAATAGTTTAGTAAATGTTATGATTAATGATATGTATCCGGTGACGCGTATAAGTATTCATGAAAAATTTAATTTACCTAGTTTGTTTTTACCGCCTTTAAAAGAAAATCATTACTCGAGACTAAAGCATAGTGAATTGAATTATTTATTGAATCTAGATGGTGGGGCATATGTTTCAAATGTAATCCAAATATTAAAGGCTTTTTCTAAAAATAATGCTTTTTCAGAGGATGATGTAATTAGTCTTAATCGTTATATTAAGAGTGTTAATGATACGTATGGTGCAATTGATTTTGAGAGGGATGAATGGTTTTTTGATTTGGTAGGGTATAAGGAGAACTGGGATAAAGTAAAAGCTTATAGTGAAGCTATAAATCAGTATATTACAGGGCTTGAAGAATTGAAAAGAGAACAGTCGAAGCCATTAGGAGAGCAAAATAATCAACGTATTGATGAACTGAATGCTCAATTATTAGAGGATAGAAACACTATTGTGGAAGGGGTAGGTGATAAGCGTAATTTCTCGCAATGGATTGTTGATAAATTAACTATCAACAAAGAAGTTATTGAAAGAGAATTTGCTGAATATTTACCACGAATACAAGAGTTTTATAATCATGTAGATAAACGCATTAGAACTTATGACTCTACTGATCCGATTATTGTGGCAACCAAAACAAAATCGGAAGAATTAAAGAGAGCGGTGACAGAGGCTCAAAATAAGGTAAATAGTACACAGAACGAGATTAACCAGCTTATCGACCAAATTGCTAGTTTAGGTTTGTCTCCAGATGATGAAACCCTAGCAGATCGCAAGCGAGAGCAAGAACAACTGTTAAATCAGCGTCAAGGTGAACTAGTATTACAACGCCAAGAGCTAGTAGGCAAACAAACCGAATTAGAACAGTTAAACAAAAATTTAGCTAATTCATCAATAGCGAATATTGGCGAAAATTCAATAGCAGAAGGAGCCAATGCCTTTGCTTCAGGCAAAAATGCAATTGCGGATGGTGTTAATGCTCTAGCAATTGGCGAGAATGCCATCGCACAAGGAAATAATGCTCAAGCATTAGGTAAAGATTCAACAGCACAAGGTACAAATGCCGTTGCAGTAGGAGAAAACGCTACAGCAGAAGGTGCTAACGTTAAAGCATTGGGTAAAAACTCAACGGCACAGGGTGCAAACGCTGTAGCTAAAGAAGAAAATGCGACTGCAACAGGTGCTAATGCTCAAGCGTTAGGCAAAAATTCAACGGCACAGGGTGCAAACGCAGTCGCAGCCGAAGAAAATGCAACAGCAACAGGTGCGAATGCTCAAGCCTTAGGTAAGAACTCTACGGTCCAGGGTGCAAATGCAGTCGCAGCCGAAGAAAATTCAACAGCAACAGGTGCTAATGCTCAAGCGTTAGGCAAAAATTCAACGGCACAGGGTGCAAATGCAGTCGCAGCCGAAGAAAATGCAACAGCAACAGGTGCTAATGCTCAAGCGTTAGGCAAAAATTCAACGGCACAGGGTGCAAACGCTGTAGCTAAAGAAGAAAATGCGACTGCAACAGGTGCTAATGCTCAAGCGTTAGGCAAAAATTCAACGGCACAGGGTGCAAACGCTGTAGCTAAAGAAGAAAATGCGACTGCAACAGGTGCTAGTGCTCAAGCGTTAGGCAAAAATTCAACGGCACAGGGTGCAAACGCTGTAGCTAAAGAAGAAAATGCGACTGCAACAGGTGCTAATGCTCAAGCGTTAGGCAAAAATTCAACGGCACAGGGTGCAAACGCTGTAGCTAAAGAAGAAAATGCGACTGCAACAGGTGCTAATGCTCAAGCGTTAGGCAAAGATTCAATTGCTTTAGGAAATAATGCAGTTTCAGCTGAGCAAAGGGCAATGGCGTTAGGAATTAATACTCAAGCCTTAGGCTCAGCCTCGACAGTGTTGGGAAATGAGGCAGTGGCAACGAAAGAGAACGCAACGGTATTAGGACAAAATGCAGCAGCGTTGGCTAGTGGTTCTGTGGCATTAGGGCAAGGCTCGTTAGCAACGGCAGAAAATGAGGTTTCTGTCGGTAATGAAGTAACTGGTTTGAAACGTAAGATAAACAATGTGTCGAACGGATTAATTAGTGATACAAGTAGTGAAGCAGTAACAGGTCAGCAGCTTTATGGTGTTGCTCAAATTTTAGGTGCAGTTGTAACATCAAATGGTTTGTTAGATGCAGAATTTGAATATTACGAGCAAGGTGATGCGAAGAAAACCAAGAATGTTAAAACCGCTATTAAAGCAGTTTCACAAAATAACCGTTATGCTTCAGTAAATAGCACAGGAAATGCAGCTTCGGCAAAAGGCAATGAAAGTGTAGCTATTGGTGGAAATAGTGCTGCGTTAGGGGCAAATAGTGTTGCTATGGGTTCAGGCTCTGTAGCATTGAGCGATAATGAATTTTCCGTGGGTAATTCACAAGTGGGCTTATCTCGCCGTATTACGAATGTTGCCGATGGGGTTGCAGATAATGATGCAGCAACAGTTGGTCAATTAAATCGTGGTATTGCAGGTGTTGAGAGCAAACTACAAAAAGCGGAAAAACGTTTAAGTGGTGGTGTGGCAGGTGCATATGCCGCTGCGAGTTTAGTGAATGCATCATTGGCAGGTGATAATATGCTCTCTGTTGGGACAGGTACTTATAACGGCTCAACTGCACTTGCTGTGGGTTATTCTAAAGTATCTGATAATGGTAAAATACATTTAAAACTACTTGGTTCAGCGAATAATCAAGGTGAAGTGGGCGGTGGTGCTTCCGTTGGCTTTAAATTTAAGTAA
- a CDS encoding NAD-dependent succinate-semialdehyde dehydrogenase yields the protein MSNNNFSLLDFRAYINGEFVEGKRTFDVTNPTTGELIGKVADLDVEDARLAIEKAVIAQKKWQALLPKEKSTILRKWFDLIIQNKEELAQILSLEQGKPITESRTEITYGASFVEFYAEECKRIYGDVLPQDRTDHRLMVIKQPIGVVAAITPWNFPNAMITRKAAPALAAGCAIVFKPAAETPLSAIALAKLAEQAGIPAGVFNIVTAEKSEEIGKELTTNSSVRKVTFTGSTRVGKILMEQSASTVKKLALELGGNAPAIVFDDADLDKAVEGVFASKFRNAGQTCVCANRIYVQAGIYEQFLAKFQQKVEQIKLGAPTDPNVTMGALISKRALEKVEDHIENALSLGAELVIGGKRYELGGTFFQPTILKNVTQEMKVAREETFAPLAPIFKFKTEEEVVQWANDTEFGLASYLFSENLSRIWRVSEQLEYGIVGINEGLISNEIAPFGGVKESGIGREGSKYGLDEFLEIKYLCIKI from the coding sequence ATGTCAAATAACAACTTTTCTTTACTGGACTTTAGAGCCTATATCAATGGGGAGTTTGTCGAAGGTAAGAGAACCTTTGATGTTACCAATCCAACTACTGGCGAATTAATCGGCAAGGTTGCAGATTTAGATGTAGAAGATGCTCGCTTAGCGATTGAAAAAGCGGTTATCGCACAGAAAAAATGGCAGGCACTATTACCAAAAGAAAAATCAACGATTTTACGCAAATGGTTTGATCTGATTATTCAAAACAAAGAAGAACTGGCTCAAATTTTGAGTTTGGAACAAGGCAAGCCAATCACTGAAAGCCGTACTGAAATTACCTACGGAGCAAGTTTTGTTGAGTTTTATGCGGAAGAATGTAAACGAATTTATGGTGATGTATTACCGCAAGATAGGACTGATCATCGCTTAATGGTCATCAAACAACCTATCGGTGTAGTAGCTGCAATTACTCCTTGGAATTTTCCAAATGCAATGATTACCCGAAAAGCCGCTCCGGCACTAGCAGCGGGCTGTGCAATAGTCTTTAAACCCGCAGCAGAAACGCCACTTTCTGCTATCGCTTTAGCAAAATTAGCCGAGCAGGCAGGAATTCCAGCGGGTGTGTTTAACATTGTTACTGCTGAGAAATCGGAAGAGATTGGTAAGGAGTTAACCACTAATTCAAGTGTGAGAAAAGTAACCTTTACGGGTTCAACCCGTGTGGGTAAGATTTTAATGGAGCAATCGGCAAGTACCGTTAAAAAATTAGCCCTAGAATTGGGGGGCAATGCTCCAGCAATCGTGTTTGACGATGCAGATTTAGATAAAGCTGTTGAAGGCGTATTTGCCTCAAAATTCCGTAATGCAGGACAAACCTGTGTTTGTGCTAACCGTATTTATGTGCAAGCGGGTATTTATGAGCAATTTCTTGCAAAATTCCAACAAAAAGTCGAGCAAATTAAACTCGGAGCTCCAACCGATCCAAATGTTACAATGGGGGCACTGATTAGCAAACGAGCTCTTGAAAAAGTGGAAGATCATATTGAAAATGCTCTTTCTCTCGGTGCGGAGTTAGTAATAGGCGGTAAACGCTACGAGCTTGGAGGTACTTTTTTCCAGCCAACTATCCTGAAAAATGTAACTCAAGAAATGAAAGTTGCTCGAGAGGAAACCTTTGCTCCACTTGCTCCAATCTTTAAATTTAAGACAGAAGAAGAGGTTGTTCAGTGGGCAAATGATACCGAGTTTGGTTTAGCGTCGTATCTCTTTAGTGAAAATCTTTCACGAATTTGGCGAGTGTCTGAACAGTTAGAATACGGTATTGTTGGCATAAATGAAGGACTGATCAGCAACGAAATTGCCCCATTCGGTGGGGTCAAAGAGTCCGGCATCGGACGAGAAGGTTCGAAATATGGGCTAGATGAATTTTTAGAAATAAAATATCTTTGTATTAAGATTTAA
- a CDS encoding GntP family permease has product MLLFIMFAAILLLLVLIIKFKVHAFVALIIVSLLTALAAGIPVDKILPTLLNGFGGTLASVALLVGLGAMIGRLLEITGGAKVLADTLINKFGKEKAPFALGVASLLFGFPIFFDAGLVVMLPIIFSVAKQFGGSVLRYAFPSAGAFAVMHAFLPPHPGPVASGDLLGVNMGLLVLVGLVCAIPTWYIGTYMFSQFISKRIHVDLPKAFLNGLSANEMAVQNPPSFGKVLTVLLLPIILILFDTGLNTLSVAKVVDGNELWVQSLRLIGKTPVALLITLIVAIMLLRDNRSFDQIEKICNNALGPICSIVLVTGAGGMFGGVLRASGIGDVLSEMMADTGMPIVVAAFIIATVFRVAQGSATVALTTTAALIAPMVAAATDLSQFDLCFIVISIASGATVLSHVNDSGFWLMSRFLEMDEKTTLKTWTMLETSIGLTGFACALIGSWLL; this is encoded by the coding sequence ATGTTACTTTTCATTATGTTTGCCGCAATTTTATTATTGCTGGTCTTAATTATTAAATTTAAGGTTCACGCCTTTGTAGCCTTGATTATTGTGAGTTTACTCACGGCATTAGCTGCAGGTATTCCTGTTGATAAAATCTTGCCAACGTTACTGAATGGCTTTGGCGGTACGCTTGCTTCTGTTGCATTGTTGGTGGGATTGGGAGCAATGATTGGTCGCTTGCTTGAAATCACGGGTGGTGCAAAAGTATTAGCAGACACGCTTATCAATAAATTCGGTAAAGAGAAAGCACCATTTGCATTGGGTGTAGCCTCATTGCTATTCGGTTTCCCGATTTTCTTTGATGCAGGTTTAGTCGTAATGTTGCCGATTATTTTTAGCGTCGCGAAGCAGTTCGGTGGTTCAGTGCTACGTTATGCCTTCCCGTCTGCAGGGGCATTTGCGGTAATGCACGCATTCCTTCCTCCTCACCCAGGTCCGGTTGCTTCGGGCGATCTACTTGGTGTAAATATGGGGCTATTGGTATTAGTGGGTTTAGTTTGTGCAATTCCAACTTGGTACATTGGTACTTATATGTTCAGCCAATTTATCAGCAAACGTATTCACGTTGATTTGCCAAAAGCATTTTTGAACGGCTTATCTGCAAATGAAATGGCAGTACAAAATCCACCGAGCTTCGGTAAAGTGCTGACGGTACTATTACTGCCAATTATCTTAATTTTGTTTGATACAGGCTTGAACACACTTTCCGTTGCAAAAGTCGTGGACGGTAACGAACTTTGGGTGCAAAGCCTACGTTTAATTGGAAAAACACCTGTAGCATTATTAATTACCTTAATTGTGGCGATTATGTTGCTGCGTGATAACCGTAGCTTCGATCAAATTGAGAAAATTTGTAATAACGCACTTGGTCCAATTTGTTCTATCGTGCTAGTAACAGGTGCTGGAGGTATGTTTGGTGGCGTGTTGCGTGCAAGTGGCATTGGCGATGTATTATCTGAAATGATGGCAGATACCGGAATGCCGATTGTTGTTGCAGCCTTTATTATTGCAACAGTGTTCCGTGTGGCACAAGGTTCTGCAACTGTTGCTTTAACGACAACGGCGGCATTAATTGCTCCAATGGTGGCAGCTGCAACAGATTTAAGCCAGTTTGATCTTTGCTTTATCGTGATTTCAATCGCTTCAGGTGCAACCGTTCTTTCTCACGTAAACGATTCAGGCTTCTGGCTGATGAGTCGCTTCCTTGAAATGGACGAAAAAACCACCCTCAAAACCTGGACAATGCTAGAAACCTCAATTGGTTTAACCGGTTTTGCTTGTGCGTTGATTGGTAGCTGGTTGCTCTAA
- a CDS encoding gluconokinase, whose amino-acid sequence MSQGKAFILMGVSSTGKTSVGTAVAQKLGLKLIDGDDLHPRANIVKMASGTPLNDDDRHPWLERINDAAFSLEQKSEKGIIVCSALKKKYRDQIREGNADVKFLFLHGSFELVLERMKQRKGHFMKPEMLQSQFNTLEIPQADEPDVIFIDIDGSFEEVVERCVEAVKPLI is encoded by the coding sequence ATGTCTCAAGGAAAAGCATTTATCTTAATGGGGGTTTCCAGTACAGGGAAAACCTCTGTCGGCACGGCTGTTGCACAGAAATTAGGGTTAAAATTGATTGATGGGGATGATCTTCACCCTCGTGCGAACATAGTGAAAATGGCAAGTGGTACACCGCTAAATGATGATGACCGCCATCCTTGGTTAGAGAGAATTAACGATGCGGCATTCAGTCTTGAACAGAAGAGTGAGAAAGGAATTATTGTCTGCTCAGCACTCAAGAAAAAATATCGTGATCAAATCCGTGAAGGCAATGCTGATGTAAAATTTTTATTCCTGCACGGCTCATTTGAGTTGGTATTAGAGCGAATGAAGCAACGTAAAGGGCATTTTATGAAACCTGAAATGCTGCAAAGCCAGTTTAACACCCTCGAAATTCCACAAGCTGACGAGCCTGATGTGATCTTTATTGATATTGACGGCAGTTTTGAGGAGGTAGTGGAGAGATGTGTAGAGGCTGTAAAACCCTTGATTTAA
- the gntR gene encoding gluconate operon transcriptional repressor GntR, which produces MTKHKRPTLQDIASHLGITKMTVSRFLRDPNTVAKETGERIAQAIEQFGYIPNRAPDILSNAKSRAIGVLVPSLTNQVFADVIKGIEQITDQAGYQTMLAHYGYSEEKEEKRIESLLSYNIDGIILSENHHSARTLKMLEVARIPVIEIMECEGGIQQAVGFDNISAAQAMVETMINRGSRHIAYFGARMDKRSQLKMQGYEQAMQKHGLTPLNITTEEHSSFTLGAEQLRQALALQPQLDGVFCTNDDLAIGALFECQRLGIAVPEQIKIAGFHGHDVGQSLTPQLASVITPRLQMGRVAAQELLDRIHGIPQQSPIINLGYQIHLGESV; this is translated from the coding sequence ATGACCAAACATAAACGTCCTACTTTGCAAGACATTGCCTCCCATCTTGGTATTACCAAAATGACTGTTAGCCGTTTTTTGCGTGATCCGAATACGGTAGCGAAAGAGACCGGAGAACGCATTGCACAAGCGATAGAGCAGTTTGGTTATATTCCGAATCGTGCCCCAGATATTCTCTCCAATGCCAAAAGTAGAGCAATTGGTGTGCTTGTTCCTTCACTCACGAACCAAGTTTTTGCGGATGTAATTAAAGGCATTGAACAAATTACCGACCAAGCTGGTTACCAGACAATGCTTGCTCACTACGGTTATAGCGAAGAAAAGGAAGAGAAGCGGATTGAGTCACTGCTTTCCTATAATATTGATGGCATTATTCTCTCGGAAAATCACCACTCTGCCCGTACGCTAAAAATGCTGGAAGTGGCTCGAATTCCTGTGATTGAGATAATGGAATGTGAAGGCGGTATTCAACAAGCGGTCGGATTTGACAATATTTCTGCAGCACAAGCGATGGTGGAAACGATGATCAATCGAGGCAGCCGCCACATTGCCTATTTCGGGGCGAGAATGGATAAACGCTCTCAGCTTAAAATGCAGGGCTACGAGCAGGCGATGCAAAAACACGGTTTGACACCATTGAATATCACGACAGAAGAACATTCCTCTTTTACGCTTGGAGCAGAACAACTCCGTCAAGCTCTCGCACTACAACCACAACTAGATGGTGTGTTCTGCACCAATGACGACTTAGCTATTGGAGCATTATTTGAATGCCAACGTTTAGGCATTGCAGTGCCTGAGCAGATTAAAATTGCCGGTTTTCACGGACACGATGTTGGGCAATCCCTCACTCCGCAACTTGCGAGCGTGATTACCCCTCGTCTGCAAATGGGCAGAGTGGCAGCACAGGAACTGTTAGACCGCATTCACGGCATACCGCAACAAAGCCCGATTATCAATTTAGGGTATCAGATCCATTTGGGAGAAAGTGTGTAG